The genomic segment ACAGAGTATGTGGCCACTCGGTGGTATCGGGCTCCTGAACTTATGTTGTCTCTCCATGAGTACACGCAGGCCATTGACATGTGGTCTGTGGGGTGCATATTTGCTGAAATGTTGGGACGTAAACCTCTTTTTCCTGGCAACAACTACCTTCACCAGCTGCATCTCATCATGACTGTACTGGGCACACCCTCCAGTCAGGTGATCCGAGCTATTGGGGCAGAGAGAGTAAGGGCATATATCCAGAGTCTTCCTTCGCGCCAGCCAGTGCCTTGGGCAACTCTTTACCCCCAAGCTGGCAAGAAGGCTCTGGATCTGCTTTCAAAAATGCTACGTTTTGACACACGCGACCGTATTTCTGTGGCAGAAGCACTCAGGCACCCGTTCCTGTCCAAATATCATGACCCTGACGATGAACCAGAATGTATCCCGGCCTTTGACTTTGGCTTTGATAAAAATATTCTTACAAAGGACCAAATAAAAGAGGCTATCACCACAGAGATTGACAGCTTTCACCGTAGAAGGGAGGGCATACGACGGCAGATAAGCTTTAAGCCAGCACTGAGACCAGCTGTGGAAGGGCCTAGGGAGGATGGACCTATTCAAGAAGATGCTTTCAAATCACCACCTCTACCCCCGGCTGTTCAGGGATTGGATATAGACATGCCAAGTGCCAATTCGGCTCGGGAGAAGGCTGATTTTCCCATGGAGTCTCCCCGAGTTCCAGAGAACACAGAGACCATTGATCTCACCTCCCCCGTGGAGGATGAAGAGGCAGTGGTACAGGGTGATGATAACAAAGCCAGAGAAGAAACACCAGTGGTCAAAGCTGAGCCGGAGCCTTTGCCAAAGCGAGAGGGAGCTATATCCGAGGATACTAAAGCAGCGCTAAAGGCTGCTCTCTTGAAGTCTGCTTTACGGAACAAGAGCAAAGGTAAGAAGTGGGACATTTCTTTTACTTAAGTTTTAGTATTTGCACCTTTTTAAGTCATCAGAAAACAGGCCAATAAGTTTACTCCCCCTAATgttctgatgatttttttttttccaacctagATGCGCCCTGTTCTGTTCCTGAGGTGCCTGACATACGGAAACCAGTCACAGCTCAGGAGCGCCAGCGGGAGAGGGAGGAGAAACGGAGGAGGCGCCAGGAACGTGCCAGGGAGAGGGAAAAGAAGCAGAAAGAGAAGGAGCGGCGggaagtgaagaaaatggaagGCTTTGGAGGTCTAGTGCTGAGCGAGAACGATAAGAATTTGTTGGACCGTTGGAGTAGAATGGTTGACCAGACCCAGCAGCCTGTTGTTCCTCCTGCTCCGATAACAGGGCCCAGTCATGCCCCCTGCACCAATCAAGCTGTTAATATTTGCACTGTGGCTCAGCCGCTGCAGCCGTCCGTGTTTGGTGTGGCAAACTTAGCTCCTCTTATAGAGGTTGGGAGTCAACAGAACGGTACTCTTGCTGCCCCAACGGTACCTCCTACCATCCAGTTTATTCCTAGGTGTCTGAACCCTTGCGCAGTGACCAACCTGCTCCATTATGTACCTCCCTCCTCTGCAAGCTTTCAGATTAGTTCCGTTATGCTGACCACCCAAGCAAAGCAGGACTCCAGTTCGATATCTGCCCAGCTGCCCACCGATGTCTCATTCATTAGCAGACCAATCGTGACCAATCGTTTTACCACTCCCGCAAGAATCAATCCACCTTGGCCCCGGTCTGTAGCTCAGGAGGGCTGGTCCGGGACGAATACTGTTGATTGCAAGAGTGTGGATCCTTCCCTCTTTCTCCACAAGCCTGCTGACCAGCCGCAGGGAGTTCCTGGACTTGCATATTCAAATGGAGCCAACGGCCACAATCCAGAACAGCACAAACCTCAAAGTTTCCAACCTCTTCCGCCTACGTCCTGTAGCACCGCCAACACCTCACAGACAACCTCTCCAGACATCAACTTGGTGACTCAGCAGCTTTCTAAATCCCAGGTCAGATAATCCGTAATGTTTCCTAACATGACCATAAGTGTGTTCCTATTTCATTATTTACCACAGTTTCTATAAAGGTTTCTTGCTTCTCTTCCATATTCCTCATAATCCCAACCCAAAGCCCTCCTGTCTTTCCCATTTACGTGAGATCTGATGCAGTAGAATGAGTGGTGGGGTGGGGTCACTGGGGATATGGACTGGATTCACTTAGGtgctccatattatggaaagacccaatTCCTGGTAGTAACTGCCAACATGTAACGTATCTTTTACAAATTTACAGGTTGAAGACATTCTCCCTCCAGTTTTTTCGGTCACCCCAAAAGGAAGTGGAGCTGGCTACGGAGTAGGCTTTGATCTGGAAGAATTTCTTAATCAGTCCTTTGATATGGCAGCAGAGAACCGTGAAAGGTACAgagatgtttatttatttttttgcagcctAACTGAATAATTTTCTACTTCCATTAAGAGTGATGATTTTTGGGGCTCTTTAATAAGTACTAAGTAGCGGTATTGTGATCTCCCTCATAACTAGTGGTTAACAAAATGCCACTTGAACCATATTCAGAATATCTGGCGTATACCCAGCAGGGCTGGTGTGTTCTTCAGAGAAGAGGAGCACTGACCCATGATAGAGAAGGCTAGGAATGGTGCAACTACTAAGgatcaccaaatccactattttgtatttgacTAAATCCCggaatccttcatgaaatattcagctgaataccgtactgaatctgaattctgattccttgtcttgtgacaaaaagtcacgtgatttcccttcctgcccctaatttgcatatgcagatttggttcggccaggcacataTTGGAGTGGGGGGTGCCTAGCAGATTGGCACCCACAGGTAAATaacagtttccttctcctttaagttttagtaaTACAGAATGGCTTTTACTACCCTGGCTGGCAGTATCAGGCGGCACTGAGAAGCCCTGTTCATTACAACTCCAGTATATAGATACTTTATGCTGCAGACTGACATTGTGCTGATCCACGGTTGTAGTAGTTGCACCATTCCTAGCCTTGTCTATCAACAGATGCCTGACTCATTGCTCCAATAAACTCCCTGCTTTATCATTTTCAGCCAAGTGGACTCCGCCCCGCTTTCTGCTTCCCTACTGGCCGACTGGCTCGACATTCACAGCATGAACCCGGTAGACATGGCCTCCCTGCAGGAGGATCTGCAGCTCGGCTCTCCGATGAGTCTCTCCGACATCCCTGACCTGCAGGATACCTAACGGGGCAAACACAAGTAACTCTGCACTTTCCATCACTTTGTTGGATGCTTATAGCAACCCCAAGAGAGGATGTATATTTGGGCCAATCAGACTGCGTCTTCCTCAACAAATAGATGCTCCCAAAGGACTTGCCAGTGTTTGTAATTTCATAGTGCCAAGATCAAACTGTCCGTTCGTAACCCAGTCAATGTTAGTACAGGCATGGGGCCGGTTATActgaatgctctggacctggtgttttccggataaggaatctttggatcttcataccttcttactagaaaatcatgtaaacattaaacccaatagtctggttttgcctccattaaggattaattagatcttggttgggatcaagtacaagctactgttttattattacacagaaaaaggaaaccattttaaaaaatgtggataaaatgaagtatatgggagatggcctttctgtaatttggagctttctggatactgggtttccagatcacggatcccatacctgtattggatatAAGTGAAACAGAACAATTGTAAGACACTGCAATAAAAGTGTCTGTTCTTTCTCTACATTGGTTAGATCTGCCCGCATGTTACACGTATTGGAGAAGGGAAGATGCTCTTGTCCAGCCCACTCCACATTTCTGAATTTTATTACTTGGGACTGGCCTAACATCCTATAATCACAACACCTGCCATGAATCCAGTCAATGTCCATGCACCTCATCCTTATGTCTCCCACTTGGAATCGtgggaggaggagcaaactgtACCAGTGCATGTGGTGCACTCAATCTACCTGATGAACCATACGTTAAAGGGTTACTTTGCAtgatatgatgtataatatgcaCTTTTTAGTAAAGAACatactttcatttttgttttagaaaatgagTCCTTTTATGACAGCAAACAGCAGTGccatcttgctttatggcagacaATCTAGATCAGCACCAGACCACATGGCAGGAGCAATTGtccttttaaaagggttgttcacctttaaagtgatactgtcatgggaaaaaacatttttcaaaatgaatcggttaatagtgctgctccagcagaattctgcactgaaatccatttctcaaaagagcaaacagatttttttttatattcaattttgaaatctgacatggggctagacatattgtcaatttcccagctgccccaagtcatgtgacttgtgctctgataaccttcgatcactctttactgctgtactgcaagttggagtgatgtcaccccctcccttcccccccccccagcagccaaacaaaagaacaatgggaaggtaaccagatagcagctccctaacacaagataacagcagcctggtagatctaagaacaacactcaatagtaaaatccatgtctcactgagacacattcagttacattgagaaggaaaaacagcagcctgccagaaagcatttctctcctaaagtgcaggcacaagtcacatgactgggggcagctgggaaattgacaaaatgtctagccccatgtcagatttcaaaattgaatataaaaaagtcagtttgctcttttgagaaattgatttcagtgcagaattctgctggagcagcactattaactgatgcattttcccatgacagtattcctttaaatgatcttgagacaacttgcaattggtttttattatttgaggtttttgagttatttagctttttattcagcagttctccagtttgcaaatttagccatctggttgctagggtccaaataaatCAAAGAGAATGAGCCAAATCAGTCAGAGGGTACTACATACACCCGCAGgtttgaaaaataattacaacttcacaaaaaatacattgagaAGCTTGAGGTAATTAGAGCCTTTAAATATAGGGCACTAAGCCTCAAGCCCccatgcaaaccagttcaggtgttTGTAGTCAAATAACAGCAAAATTATGGACacttaaaacgtaacctttaataaatattgttaaaattacaaaaccaaaaaagtatatatacaggGCTGTGCCCTCAGTAACACAACACCACTACAAAGCGTGTAGACCCACTGCCTCTAAATAGTACAGGCAGTGCAGGACATTCGCCttaaaaaacaaagattaaaaGGTGCATCAGGTGGTATGCGGTGGAGAGACAAAATGCCAGTTAGTAAGGCGATCCACATGGGTTTGAAGCAGCCTAGTAGCTAAGATTTTACCCTCCCTTTGATTTTCCCATCCCCCAGAAGACAATtctgcctatctacgttgggaaCGGTTGGGAGCTTCTCCCCCACCGTCTTCTCCCCCATCCCCCAGAAGACAATtctgcctatctacgttgggaaCGGTTGGGAGCttctcccccaccgtccacctatgctgcccgacgcgtttcgccgtgaaaacggcttcttcaggggcataggtgtcatcacctatgcccctgaagaagccgttttcacggcgaaacgcgtcgggcagcataggtggacggtgggggagaaGCTCCCAACCGttcccaacgtagataggcagaATTGTCTTCTGGGGGATGGGGGAGAAGACGGTGGGGGAGAAGCTCCCAACCGttcccaacgtagataggcagaATTGTCTTCTGGGGGATGGGAAAATCAAAGGATCCACCACACtctaacttactaaaagttaagtcaaaggtgatgcgcccttttaaaggacaagtaaagaaAACCACTGAGAAGGGGGGTTGCCTAAAAACTGCCTTCCCCAGCATTGTTTTTACTTCTCTGGGGCATGTGTCTATAGGGCAGTCATAGTTGCCTCTTTTGTTTTCTATTATCCTTCCCGGCTGTCCTTGGCCGATGTTTCCACTCACGCCGTTTGTATTGATGCCATTGTCCTACCAGTGTAGCCTGAGCACCACCAGCTCATAGCAATGGGCCAGAAAGAGGGGTCAGGGACTATGGAGGGGTCAGGGCCTATGGAGGGGTCAGGGACTATGGAGGGGTCAGGGACTATGGAGGGGTCAGGGACTATGGAGGGGTCAGGGACTATGGAGGGGTCAGGGACTATCGAGGGGTCAGGGACTATGGAGGGGTCAGGGATTATGAAGGGATCAGCAATGTGACCTGGGAGGGATGAGAATAGGAAAATACAACGTGTGGGACTGGGGCAGAGCAGAGACTCACAGACTTCTCTTTCTTACACAATGTACATTTCTCATTTCTCTTTTTCTAATGACAATAAAAGTCTCTTTAATATTTCACTGGTATCATGTTCTCCCTTGTATTCCCTCATAGGAGAACGTCACATTCACCCCCCCCCATCTCATTACAGGTTGGTAGGTGCCAATGAGAGGGTGAACTGCAACTGATGCCCCTCTCCCTGGCACTTAAATGGGTCGCTCACCTGTTAATTACTCTTAGTGTGATGTAAAGAGgaatattcttagacaatttgcagttgcttttcatgttttattatttgtagggatgcaccgaatccactatatgggattcggcggaatccttcatgaaatattcgtccaaatcccgaaccaaatcttaattttcaTGTACAAATTAGTGACACGAAGGTAAAAAGTGAgaacccccccccatttttttttaattccttgttttgtaacaaaaagttacGTGACTTCCcttcctgcccataatttgcatatgcaaattcagttcggccaggcagaagtatgcggcagaatcctggatttggtgcatccctaattatttgtggtttttgagttatttggctttttttagggatgcaccgaatccactattttggattcggccgaacccccgaatacttcgctaaagattcggctgaatccgaaccctaatttgcatatgcaaattagggtttggattcggttcggctgggcagaaggattgctgaaaaagacagaatcctggattcggtgcatccctactttttattcagcagcgatatcaccaatctggttgctagggtccaaattcccctagcaaccatgcactcatttgaataaaagactggaatatgaataggagaggcctgaagagaaagaggagtaacaataacaatacatgtgtagccttacagagcatttgtttgttagatgggggtcagtgacccccccatttgaaagctggaaagagtcagaagaagaagggaaatctaaaaaaataatgaaagccaattgaaaagttgtttagaattgatatttctataacatgctaaatgttAAGTGGTGAACGGGATCTCTGGCATTGAAAGGGTGAATGAGAAACGGATGCAGGTGGCAGTGAAAGTGTTGATGAATAATTAGTAAAGGGGAAGTAGAAAGTGATCATGAAATAGACACGTAGTTGGGCACCACTTGTTTCCCCTGCACAAGAGCTTTCTCACTGGCAGTAGCGCGGGCACAGAGAGGCGCAAGTGAATGAgcgggaggaggaggagccacaaTGGGGACAGACGTGACAGACGCCGCCAGGGCTCGCTGTAGAGTCACATGACCTGAACTGACCGCTGCTTATTTCTTCCGCCTCTTTCATCCAACGGGATGGCTCGCCTTTTTAATGAACAGCTGCTCTTTACTGAGTGCTCACGTCAGCTTTCGTGTATGGACTGGAGTCCGTGGGTGCTGATCAGTCGTTCACAGCAGTGGGGGCCAGCAACTCCCTGATACCTCGCTGCCGGAATCACAGATGCGGATGTCTGTGCCGGTTGGAAGGGGCCAGTGCGGATGTTGCTGTACTTGGTGGACATTGTCCTGTAAGTGTTTCCTTGTGGAGAGAGACCCGTCtacaccaggggcgtaactatagaggaagcagaccctgcggctgcaggggggcccaggaggtataggggccccacgaggccctaattaatatacaatttcaataaatattggagaaacaagtcaacctctaaacattttgggggcctgaaaaataatttgctttggggcccagtaatatctagttatgccactgacctaCACCACCCTCTGTCATATCAATCCCTCCATCAGCTGCTCCGAGCTCTTCACTTGCACCTAATACTTATTATTACTGGCCATCCACCGTCTCCCTGACACTCACTGGCACCCAGGGACTCAATGACTCCCACAATCCCTTGTCCTTGCCATGATCAGCCCTGTGAATAAACAGtgtgcaaggcattatgggaactCTTCCTGCCCATATCATATTAACGAGGGACCTTTGTCCAATCAGGTTTCAGTGGATCCCTGGCTGCTGtcagtgtttaaaggggaagttcaccattACATGAACATTGTACTGTGTTACAGAGATGCCAAATTCTTAGCTGCCAGACACCAAACCACTGCCAGGTTGCCAAGGTAAACcagccagatagctgctgaaaggTAAATGATGCAAAAACCATACATAACGAAACCCATTTCTTCTTCTCTCAGACTGTCACTGGTCAGTCATGTGAAAAGTGGATTTGtaggtgaacttccccttgaCTTTTGCACTTAATCCACACAATTCTTCCGTTATTTCCCAGGatgcaatgttatttatttatttactggacTGCCAATCACTGGCATTTTATACTATAGGTGCCTTATCCATTGTTATTCAtttcctaatttatatacaaagcAATCAGGAAGTTTATGGAGAAAACACCAGCTGTTACTTTATACTGTCCAAGTGCAATATCTGACACTACTTTACACTGTCCAAGTGCAAAATCTGAGGCTACTTTATACTGTCCAAGTGCAATATCTGACACTACTTTATACTGTCCAAGTGCAATATCTGACACTACTTTATACTGTCCAAGTGCAATATCTGACACTACTTTATACTGTCCAAGTGCAATATCTGACACTACTTTATACTGTCCAAGTGCAATATCTGACACTACTTTATACTGTCCAACTGTATGCAATATCTGACACTACTTTATACTGTCCCAATGCAATATCTGAGGCTACTTTATACTGTCCAAGGCAATATCTTGAGCACTATCTTTTATACTGTCCAAGTGCAATATCTGCCTACTTTATTTACTGTCAAGTGCAATATCTGAGCTACCTTGTATACCTGTCATAAGGTGCAGAAATTCTGTAGGGCTACTTTATACTGTCCAAGTGCTATATCTGTCCAAGTGCAATATCTGACTACTACTTTTATTGCAAGACTGGCGGTGAAGGGCGTGGTGTGAGTGGTGCAAGGTAAGGAGCAGAGGGTGAGCCGAGCTGGGGAGTGGTTGGGTGGGGTGTAGGGAGGACGTGGTGTGTGGATGGGTGGGGAGGTTGGTCGGGGGTGGAAGGGGGTGGAGTGGTGTTGATTGCGTGCGGCGGGCTTCGTGGGTGTTCCGGTATGCGCGGGACAAGGGCTGCGCGGAGGTGGGGAGTTGCGTGGCAGGCCGGAGCGGAGTGGTTGCAGCGGAGGCGGGGGGGGCGATGGGGTCTGAGAGTCAGGCAGCGGCGAGAAGAGTCGGGGGCCGGAGGAGATGAGGGCGCAGAGTAGTGGGTTGAGCTGTGGGTAGCGAGCCGAGGCGGCGGGAGTGTGTGAGTGAAGACAGAGTGTACGGAGTGGTGGGCGAGTTGGGGGGAGCGGAGGTGGTGAGGCGAGCCGAAGCCGGGGCGggcgggaggggggggggggggggggggggggggggggcgatggGGTTGTGGGTTCGGGCGGGCGGGATGCGGAGACGGCGCGGGCGCGGTCGGGGTGGTCGGGGCGGGAAGACGCAGGTGGGCGCCGGAGAAGGAGAGGCGAGAAAAGGAGTGGCAGACGGGTGTGTGCGCCGAGAGGGGCCGGGGGGTGTCGCGAGCGTTCGAGGTGGAGGCACGGGCGGGCGGGCGGAAGATGGCATGTCGGATTGGGGCGAGGGGGAAGTGGGTGCGGTCCGGGTGGGGAGGAGGCGGGGATGTTCTGGGGCTGGCGAGGATGGCGGGGGTCGGAGAGGCGTGGGGTCCCTAATGCAATATCTGCACTACCTTTATACTGTCCAAGTGCAACGATGACACTACTTTTGAAGGCTATTTATATCTGTCCAAGTGACAATTCTGTTACCACTACTTCGTTTATACTGTCCAAGTCTGCAATAATCTGAGGGTCGTACTAAGTCATACTGCTCCAAGATGCAATACCACTTTGCAGGAACTACTTTATTACTGTCCAGTGGCAATATCTGAGGCTACTTTATACTGTCCAAGTCAATATCTGAGAGCTACTGTATACTGTCCAAGTGCATATCTACACTACTTTATAGCTGTCCAAGTGCAATATCTGAGGCTACTTTATTACGTCCAAGTGCAATATCTGAGGCTACTTTTATAGCTGTCCAAGTGCAATATCTGACACTACTTCATATAACGTCAAGTGCAATATCTGAGGCTACTTATACTGTCAAGTGGCAATATCTGACACTACCTTGGATACTGCCAAGTGCAATATCTGAGGGCTACTTTAGGTACTGTCCAAGTGCAATATTCTGAGGCTACTTACTATACTGTCAAAATTTGCAATATTCTGACACTACTTTTTATACTGTCCAAGTTGCAAGTATCTGACGCAGCTACTTTATTTTACTGTCCAAGTGCAATATTTACACTACTTATTACGGTCCCAAGTGCAATATCTCGTGAGGCTAACTTGTGCAGTGCTGCACTTGATGTATAAAGAGAAACAATAACGTCCATCAGGCTCCTGTATTGGTCACATGTATCTCTCTATCTGTATTACCTTATATGTTTACTACCTCCTTGTTACCCGATCAATATATATCTATTATGCTTAATATATCTTTTATACGTGTTATGAGCCTTTTCTCCCAAGCTTCCCCATGCACAGAAGCAGAGATTTGGGCTATGGCTGAGTAGGGTGCTCCATCTGTTCCTCCAGTGATTTCAAGCCAAGAGTATATAAATGTCCAAAATCTTAGTGTCACTGATGGGTCTGGGTTGAgttcttcttctgctctccccatCTGTGACCTATAGCTGCCGGCTTCTGCCTCGAAAATTATAGATTTGCGCCTGccacttttgtgacatcactgcagtgCGGGAGCAGGTCTATATATAGAGGGGAACTGTGTGCTGCGCTGGTTGGGAGGGTTTGGGTGCGGGTTGGGAGGGGACGGGTgggggtcaggtgcgggtcgagaatttctcaacccACACACCTCTAATTCCAACGT from the Xenopus laevis strain J_2021 chromosome 9_10L, Xenopus_laevis_v10.1, whole genome shotgun sequence genome contains:
- the mapk7.L gene encoding mitogen-activated protein kinase 7 L homeolog, whose protein sequence is MAEPRKEQEEVQDGVGTKLDAGRSTSRPNMGLAILQERSFDINFEVGDEYEIIETIGVGAYGVVSSARRKGSGQRVAIKKIPNAFDVVTNAKRTLRELKILKHFKHDNVIAIKDILKPSVPYNDFRSVYVVLDLMESDLHQIIHSSQPLTLEHARYFLYQLLRGLKYIHSANVLHRDLKPSNLLINENCELKIGDFGMARGLCTKPDEYKYFMTEYVATRWYRAPELMLSLHEYTQAIDMWSVGCIFAEMLGRKPLFPGNNYLHQLHLIMTVLGTPSSQVIRAIGAERVRAYIQSLPSRQPVPWATLYPQAGKKALDLLSKMLRFDTRDRISVAEALRHPFLSKYHDPDDEPECIPAFDFGFDKNILTKDQIKEAITTEIDSFHRRREGIRRQISFKPALRPAVEGPREDGPIQEDAFKSPPLPPAVQGLDIDMPSANSAREKADFPMESPRVPENTETIDLTSPVEDEEAVVQGDDNKAREETPVVKAEPEPLPKREGAISEDTKAALKAALLKSALRNKSKDAPCSVPEVPDIRKPVTAQERQREREEKRRRRQERAREREKKQKEKERREVKKMEGFGGLVLSENDKNLLDRWSRMVDQTQQPVVPPAPITGPSHAPCTNQAVNICTVAQPLQPSVFGVANLAPLIEVGSQQNGTLAAPTVPPTIQFIPRCLNPCAVTNLLHYVPPSSASFQISSVMLTTQAKQDSSSISAQLPTDVSFISRPIVTNRFTTPARINPPWPRSVAQEGWSGTNTVDCKSVDPSLFLHKPADQPQGVPGLAYSNGANGHNPEQHKPQSFQPLPPTSCSTANTSQTTSPDINLVTQQLSKSQVEDILPPVFSVTPKGSGAGYGVGFDLEEFLNQSFDMAAENRESQVDSAPLSASLLADWLDIHSMNPVDMASLQEDLQLGSPMSLSDIPDLQDT